Proteins encoded together in one Vitis vinifera cultivar Pinot Noir 40024 chromosome 4, ASM3070453v1 window:
- the LOC100242028 gene encoding transcription factor HEC3, with product MDKHTFVDINHSNFTNNTWEVDLAMEEQILHDHHLPFDAVWPNFPLPTHNITAAASSSSQISASVLLGDQMGNLLEEDEEPEEELGAMKEMMYKIAAMQPVDIDPATIRKPKRRNVRISDDPQSVAARHRRERISEKIRILQRLVPGGTKMDTASMLDEAIRYVKFLKRQIRQLQSNHHPLPTDVTACLSTPDWAVTSTKLLGSTSSSSMEAPGGGGFSFRAL from the coding sequence ATGGATAAACACACTTTTGTGGACATCAACCACAGTAACTTCACAAACAATACTTGGGAAGTTGACTTGGCTATGGAAGAGCAGATCCTCCATGACCATCATCTTCCTTTTGATGCAGTTTGGCCTAATTTTCCTCTTCCAACACACAACATAACAGCAGCAGCATCATCATCAAGTCAAATATCTGCTTCGGTTCTACTTGGTGATCAAATGGGAAATCTGTTGGAAGAAGATGAGGAGCCAGAAGAAGAGCTAGGAGCCATGAAAGAGATGATGTACAAGATTGCAGCGATGCAGCCAGTGGACATCGATCCAGCCACAATTCGGAAACCTAAGAGGCGAAATGTAAGAATCAGTGATGATCCACAGAGTGTAGCAGCACGCCACCGGAGAGAAAGGATCAGCGAGAAAATTCGGATTCTCCAAAGACTCGTCCCAGGTGGAACAAAAATGGACACAGCTTCAATGTTAGATGAGGCCATCCGCTATGTCAAGTTCCTAAAGAGACAAATTCGCCAGCTACAATCCAATCATCACCCATTACCCACCGATGTCACGGCCTGCCTATCCACCCCAGATTGGGCAGTTACATCAACCAAACTTCTTGGTTCCACCTCCTCATCATCAATGGAAGCACCCGGCGGAGGCGGATTCAGCTTCAGAGCTCTTTAA